The following proteins are encoded in a genomic region of Acetobacter oryzoeni:
- the ligA gene encoding NAD-dependent DNA ligase LigA, whose product MPETALLPADMTPQQAREELERLAAEIAHHNAAYYRHDAPEISDAEYDALRRRYDAIVAQYPEAEPENSAAQAVGAAPDTAFGKHIHLVPMLSLDNVFDREDFEGFISRATRFLGLDQKATEQLIFVGEPKIDGLSISLTYEKGRFVRGTTRGDGTEGEDVTANLRTLKDLPLRLSGSYPDLIEIRGEVFLSKKHFLELNAAQEAANKRLFANPRNAAAGSLRQLDPKITAQRPLSLFAYALGFCSEKISRSHWAYLEQLKAWGFPVNPLSRQIKGVEDAEAFFAEVSQSRAELAYDIDGVVYKIDDLALQERLGFAGRAPRWAIAWKFPAEQAITRLKEIEIQVGRTGALTPVAHLEPVNVGGVLVMRATLHNEDEIARKDVRPGDMVFIQRAGDVIPQVLGVAPSSDATPRQAPYHFPDHCPVCGAAAVRPEGEAVRRCTGGLTCPAQVVERLIHFVSRQAFDIEGLGDRSIREFHDIGLILTPGDIFRLHEHAADIEKRDGWGEQSVQKLLQAIESRRTISLSRFIYALGIRRIGASNARLLARHYGTYENWFSQMQAAAIIGSDARLELGSITGIGTATAEDLVAFVAEEHNLQTLADLRANLTITEETAASEGALAGKTIVFTGTLHTMTRPEAKATAERMGAKVSDSVSKKTDLVVLGEKAGSKAKKAAELGLQTMDEAEWNAFCSEQE is encoded by the coding sequence ATGCCTGAAACTGCCCTTCTTCCCGCCGACATGACACCCCAACAAGCACGGGAAGAACTGGAACGCCTTGCTGCCGAAATTGCCCACCACAATGCGGCCTATTATCGGCACGATGCTCCAGAAATCAGTGATGCAGAATATGATGCCCTGCGCCGGCGGTATGATGCCATTGTAGCCCAGTACCCAGAGGCCGAACCAGAAAACAGCGCAGCCCAAGCCGTAGGCGCCGCACCGGATACAGCTTTTGGCAAGCACATCCACCTTGTGCCCATGCTCTCACTAGATAACGTGTTTGACCGGGAAGATTTTGAAGGCTTTATCAGCCGCGCCACCCGCTTTTTGGGGCTGGATCAAAAAGCAACAGAACAACTGATCTTTGTAGGTGAACCCAAAATTGATGGTCTTTCCATCAGCCTGACCTACGAAAAAGGCCGTTTTGTGCGTGGCACCACCCGTGGCGATGGCACTGAGGGGGAAGACGTTACCGCCAATTTGCGTACGCTTAAGGATTTGCCGTTACGTCTTTCCGGCTCCTATCCCGATCTGATCGAAATTCGTGGTGAGGTTTTCCTTTCCAAAAAACACTTTCTGGAACTCAACGCCGCGCAGGAAGCAGCAAACAAGCGGTTGTTTGCCAACCCGCGCAACGCAGCTGCAGGCTCCCTGCGGCAGCTAGACCCCAAAATTACGGCGCAACGCCCGCTATCCTTGTTTGCCTATGCGCTTGGCTTTTGCTCAGAAAAAATCAGCCGCAGCCATTGGGCATATCTGGAACAACTCAAAGCATGGGGTTTTCCGGTTAATCCGCTTTCCCGCCAGATTAAAGGCGTGGAAGATGCCGAGGCCTTTTTTGCGGAAGTCAGCCAGAGCCGGGCTGAACTTGCCTACGATATTGATGGCGTTGTTTACAAAATTGATGATCTGGCCCTGCAGGAACGCTTGGGTTTTGCAGGCCGTGCCCCACGCTGGGCCATTGCGTGGAAGTTTCCGGCAGAACAAGCCATCACACGCCTGAAAGAGATAGAAATTCAGGTTGGCCGCACAGGTGCCCTCACCCCCGTTGCGCATTTAGAACCCGTAAATGTTGGCGGCGTGCTGGTTATGCGCGCCACCTTGCATAACGAAGATGAAATTGCGCGCAAGGATGTCCGCCCCGGTGATATGGTTTTCATCCAGCGTGCGGGGGATGTTATCCCGCAAGTGTTGGGTGTTGCACCTTCTTCAGATGCCACGCCTCGGCAGGCACCGTATCACTTCCCCGATCATTGCCCTGTTTGTGGGGCGGCGGCTGTTCGGCCAGAAGGAGAAGCTGTGCGCCGTTGCACGGGGGGGCTCACCTGCCCTGCGCAGGTTGTAGAACGGCTTATCCACTTTGTTTCCCGCCAAGCGTTTGACATTGAAGGTCTGGGAGACCGCAGCATTCGTGAATTTCATGATATCGGCCTGATTTTAACCCCGGGCGATATTTTCCGTCTGCATGAACACGCGGCAGACATAGAAAAACGCGATGGATGGGGCGAACAATCAGTTCAAAAGCTGCTGCAAGCTATAGAAAGCCGGCGCACCATTTCCCTTTCTCGCTTTATTTATGCGCTAGGTATCCGCCGCATTGGCGCCAGCAATGCCCGCCTGCTGGCACGCCATTACGGCACGTATGAAAACTGGTTCAGCCAGATGCAGGCTGCCGCCATTATCGGATCTGATGCCCGGCTGGAACTGGGCTCCATTACCGGCATAGGCACAGCCACAGCGGAAGATCTGGTGGCCTTTGTGGCAGAAGAACATAACCTGCAAACATTGGCAGATTTACGCGCAAACTTAACCATAACGGAAGAAACTGCGGCATCCGAAGGCGCATTGGCTGGCAAAACCATTGTGTTTACCGGCACCCTGCACACCATGACACGACCAGAAGCCAAAGCAACGGCAGAACGGATGGGTGCCAAGGTTTCGGATTCTGTATCCAAAAAGACAGATCTGGTTGTTCTGGGGGAAAAAGCTGGCTCGAAAGCTAAAAAGGCTGCGGAACTTGGCCTCCAGACCATGGATGAGGCTGAATGGAACGCTTTTTGCTCTGAGCAGGAATAA
- the recN gene encoding DNA repair protein RecN produces the protein MLTSLSIRDVVLIETLDLSLHAGFTALTGETGAGKSILLDSLGLAMGDRASAGLVRTGAPEARVTASFDVSASHEAFGILQEQDIPAEVQEPLVLRRVISKEGRSRAWINDQPVGITLLRRVAATLIEIQGQHEQMGLADSSTHRGLLDAYGVKPSLLNSVAGAFDRWQTLRSELANAHRALEEAAREEEWLRHTVDELTALAPQPGEEEELAQQRHALQQAERRGEAVAAALSELTPRDRRSPGPAAALRGATRALLRLVPTNASAAPPSSAEAEPLEVRTTEALTALENAENALAEAENLLSRLAADTEANPRLLEDTEERLFALRTVARKHSIAVDDLADLLTRLSGRLTALENGTAALESLKVATEEARVTYIQKAEALHEARTKAARKMEQAVTAELKPIKLEKARFLVDIKVLPAEQWSRQGMEQVIFLIAANPGQPAGPLAKVASGGELSRLMLALKLVLAGQSGIGTLIFDEIDAGVGGATAAAIGERLHRLAQNVQVLAVTHSPQVAASADAHLRIGKLTRNGQTVTHATPLTDTERNEEIARMLAGDTVTDAARAAAASLLGHENNA, from the coding sequence ATGCTAACAAGCCTTTCCATCAGGGACGTTGTGCTGATTGAAACGCTCGATCTCTCACTCCATGCAGGGTTTACTGCACTTACGGGGGAAACCGGGGCGGGCAAATCCATTCTGCTAGACAGTTTGGGCCTTGCTATGGGTGATCGCGCCAGTGCCGGCCTAGTGCGTACTGGTGCGCCAGAAGCGCGCGTAACCGCCAGTTTTGATGTTTCTGCTTCACACGAGGCATTCGGAATCCTGCAAGAGCAGGACATTCCCGCAGAAGTGCAAGAGCCTTTGGTCCTCCGCCGCGTCATCTCCAAGGAAGGCCGCTCCCGTGCATGGATCAATGATCAGCCTGTTGGCATCACACTTTTGCGGCGCGTGGCGGCCACCCTTATTGAAATTCAAGGCCAGCACGAGCAAATGGGGCTGGCCGATTCCAGCACGCATCGCGGGCTGCTTGATGCATACGGCGTTAAACCTTCCCTTTTAAATAGTGTTGCCGGTGCATTTGACCGCTGGCAAACCCTGCGTTCAGAGCTTGCCAATGCGCATCGCGCATTAGAGGAAGCCGCACGAGAAGAAGAATGGCTGCGCCACACAGTTGATGAACTCACTGCCCTTGCCCCACAACCGGGTGAGGAAGAAGAACTGGCCCAGCAACGTCACGCTTTACAGCAAGCTGAACGGCGCGGAGAGGCTGTAGCCGCAGCCCTTTCTGAACTCACCCCCAGAGATAGACGATCCCCCGGCCCTGCCGCCGCTTTACGCGGGGCAACCCGCGCCCTGCTGCGCCTTGTGCCAACAAATGCTTCTGCTGCTCCCCCATCATCGGCAGAAGCCGAACCTCTGGAAGTCCGCACGACAGAGGCCCTCACGGCTTTGGAAAATGCCGAAAATGCCTTGGCAGAAGCCGAAAACCTGCTCTCCCGCCTGGCAGCAGATACAGAAGCCAACCCTCGGCTGCTGGAAGATACAGAAGAGCGCCTGTTTGCCCTGCGCACCGTGGCACGCAAACATTCCATTGCCGTAGATGATCTGGCAGATCTGCTGACTCGCCTTTCTGGCCGCCTGACGGCGCTGGAAAACGGCACCGCAGCGCTGGAATCTCTTAAAGTGGCCACTGAAGAAGCGCGCGTAACATATATTCAAAAAGCCGAAGCCCTGCACGAAGCCCGCACCAAGGCTGCCCGCAAAATGGAGCAGGCTGTTACAGCGGAATTAAAGCCTATCAAACTGGAAAAAGCACGCTTTCTGGTGGATATCAAAGTGCTTCCTGCTGAACAGTGGAGCCGACAGGGTATGGAGCAGGTGATCTTTCTGATCGCAGCCAACCCCGGCCAACCCGCAGGACCTTTGGCGAAGGTTGCTTCTGGTGGTGAACTCTCCCGCCTTATGCTGGCACTTAAACTGGTGCTGGCAGGTCAGTCTGGTATTGGCACGCTGATTTTTGATGAAATTGACGCAGGCGTTGGTGGCGCAACAGCCGCCGCCATTGGTGAACGTTTGCATCGGCTTGCACAAAATGTGCAGGTTCTAGCTGTTACCCATAGCCCTCAAGTGGCCGCCAGCGCAGATGCGCACCTGCGTATTGGCAAACTTACCCGCAACGGCCAGACCGTAACACACGCCACCCCGCTTACAGACACAGAGCGTAATGAGGAAATTGCGCGTATGCTGGCAGGTGATACAGTAACCGATGCCGCCCGCGCCGCCGCCGCCAGCCTGCTTGGACATGAGAATAATGCCTGA